The region CTGCTCGCCTGGCTCGCCGCAAGCTCGGCCGCCGGCGCCGCCCTCACCGCCCTGTTCGTCACCTGGCGCTGGGTCGCCTGAGAACCCCTGGCCTCTCTGCTACCCTGCAAGGGGCCCGCCTCCCGCCCCATACGCAGGACGCCTGTGTTTCTTATGTTGAAACGCGGTGCGCATCCAGCTACAGTACGTGCGAGCTGGAGAGGAGGAGACTATGCTCGGAAAACTCAGAGCTTCCTCGGTGGACCCCGGGGTTTTCTATGTATCGGTTGCGGTGGCGGCGGCCTTCGTGGTGTGGGGGGTCTTCTTCACGGAGAGCCTTTCGGCTGCGGCCTCGGCGGCGCTGGGCTACGTGATCTCCAACTTCGGTTGGGTGTTCGTGCTCTCCACGTTCGGGTTTCTGGTCTTTGTGCTGTTTCTGGCGTTCTCCCGCTACGGCCGGATAAGGCTCGGTCGGGAGGGCGAGGAGCCCGAGTTCAGCACGCCCTCCTGGGTTGCGATGATGTTCAGCGTGGGGATGGGCATCGGGCTGATGTTCTACGGGGTTGCCGAGCCCATCTCGCACCTTACGGCGCCGCCGCACGGGCTTGCGGAGCCGGGCAGCGAGGAGGCGGCCCGGCTGGCGATGCAGTACTCCTACTTCCACTGGGCGCTGCACCCCTGGGCGATATACGCGGTGGTGGGGCTCTCGCTGGCGTACTTCGTCTTCCGCAAGGGGAGGAGCAACCTGATCTCCACGGCGTTCTACCCGCTGCTCGGGGACCGGGTCGAGGGGGTGCCCGGCAAGGCGATCGACGTTCTGGCCATCTTCGCCACGCTGTTCGGGACGGCCACCTCGCTGGGGCTCGGCGCCCTGCAGATCAACGGGGGGCTGAGCTACCTGTGGGGCGTCCCCACGGGCACCGGGGTGGCCATCGCGATCATCGCGGTCCTCACGGTGGCCTTCGTGGTCTCGGCGGTGACCGGGGTGCACAACGGCATCCAGTGGCTCTCCAACACGAACATGGTGCTCGCCGCGCTCCTGCTGCTGTTCGTGCTGGTGGTGGGGCCCACGGTGTTCATCCTGAACACGTTCACCGAGTCCATCGGCGACTACTTCAGCCGGCTGGTGCCGATGAGCTTCCAGACGGCGGCCTTCGGGGACGCCGACTGGCTGGCGGGCTGGACCATCTTCTACTGGGCCTGGTGGATCTCCTGGACCCCGTTCGTAGGGACGTTCATCGCCAGGATCTCGCGCGGCCGGACGATCCGGGAGTTCGTCCTGGGGGTGCTGGTGGTGCCGAGCCTGGTGACCTTCGTCTGGTTCGCCGTGCTGGGCGGGACGGCGCTGGACCTGCAGCTGGACGGCGGCGCGGATATCGCCGGGGCCGTCTCCGAGAGCCCCGCCGCCGCCCTCTTCGCCACCCTGGAGCAGTTCCCGCTCTCGGTGCCGATGTCGCTGCTGGCGGTGTTCCTCGTGGGGCTGTTCTTCGTGAGCGGGGCCGACGCCGGGGCGGTGGTGATGGGGATGCTCTCCTCGCGCGGCGTCCTGGAGCCTAACCGCGCCCTCGTCGCCCTCTGGGGCATCCTCGCCGGGGCCGCCGCCGCCATATGCCTCCTCTCCGGCGGGCTGGAGGGCCTGCAGCAGGCCGCCATCATCTCCGCCGCGCCCTTCGTGGTGGTGATGATCCTGATGTGCTACTCCCTCTTCAGGGAGCTGCGCTCGGAGACCCTCCCCGGGATAGCCCCGCCGGAGCACGACGGAGCCCAGAGCCTGAGCGCCCCCCGCCAGAGGGCCCGAAAGGAGCCCTAGCCGGAAGGCCTGCCTCCCACCTGTGTTCTGTAATAAAATACAGCTTCGCTATGCGCAACAAGGGGTCTCTGCGGACGGAGGAGCCGATCTTGGACGGGAAGCTGAGCTGCGACTATCTGGTGCTCGGGGGAGGGACGGCCGGGGCGGTGGTGGCCGCCCGGCTCGCGGAGGAGACGGAGGCCGAGGTGGTGCTCGTGGAGGCGGGGCCCTCCGACGAGGGCGACTGGCGGGTGCTCGAGCTCTGGAACTGGCCGAACCTGCTCGGCACCGACTTCGACTACGACTACACCATAGAGCCGCAGGAGCGGGGCAACAGCCTCATCCGGCACAGCCGGGGGAAGGTGCTCGGGGGGTGTAGCTCGCACAACTCGGCCATCGCCTTCCGGGCGCCGGACTACGACCTCGAGGTCTGGGAGCGCTCCGGGGCGGCGGGGTGGGGGCCTGAGGGCACCCGCCCGTACTACGACCGGGTCTTCGACCGGGTGCACGTGGAGACCATCCCGCCGGACAACACCTGCACCGCCGCCTTCGTCGAGGCCGCGGTGCAGGCGGGCTACCCGCTCATCCGCTTCAACGAGGAGGAGCTGCGGGAGGGGGTGGGCTGGCTGCAGATAAACGCCCGGGCGGGCATCCGGCAGTCCAGCTCGGTGGCCTACCTCCACCCGCTCGGGCGCCTGCCGAACCTCACCGTCCTCACCGAGACCCGGGTCTTGCGGGTCCTGCTCGACGGCGGCGGGGAGGCGGTCGGGGCCGAGACCTCGCGCGGGACCATCCGCGCCCGGGGCGAGGTCATCCTCTGCTGCGGGGCCTTCGACTCGCCCAAGCTGCTCATGCTCTCCGGCATAGGGCCGGAGGAGCACCTGCGGGAGGCGGGCGTCCCGTGCCGGGTCGATCTCCCCGGGGTGGGGGAGCACCTGCTCGACCATCCCGAGGGGGTGGTCATCTGGGAGGCCAGCCGCCCCATTCCGCCCATCTCCCGCCAGGGCTGGGAGGCGGCGCTCTTCGCCCGGGTCGACCCGGCCTCCGAGGTGCCGGACCTCATGTTCCACTTCGGGACCAGCGCCTTCGACATCAACACCTCGCAGCTCGGCTACCCCAGCGCCGAGCACGCCTTCAGCCTCACCCCCAACGTCATGCGGGCCAGGAGCGAGGGCTTCGTCCGGCTGCGCTCCTCCGACCCGGCGGCCCCCCCGGTCATAGACTTCCGCTACTTCACCGACCCCGACGGGTACGACGACTGGATCATGACCGAGGGCGTCAAGCTGGCGCGCAGGATCGCCGAGCAGCCCGCGCTGCGGCCCTGGGTGAGGCGCGAGCTCGCGCCGGGACCCAACGTGAGGGACGACGGGCAGGTCTCCGAGTACGCGCGGCGCAGCGCCAACACCGTCTACCACCCCGCCGGCACCTGCCGCATGGGGGCGCCGGACGACCCGGCGGCGGTCGTGGACCCGCAGCTGCGGGTGCGGGGGGTGGGGAGGCTGAGGGTGGCCGACGCCTCCGTCTTCCCCACCATGATCGGGACGAACCCCTGCATCACCTGCATGATGATCGGGGAGAAGTGCGCGGACCTCGTTCTGGGGGCCGACGCCGGCACCCTGCAGCCGCGGGAGCTCGCCCGGTGAGCGGCGCCGCGGAGCACCGGATGTACGTGGCGGGCCGCTGGACCGGCTCCGCCTCCGGAGCCCGGATGGAGGCCTCGAGCCCCGCCACCGGGGAGAGGCTCGGAACGGTCCCCGAGGGGACCCGCGAGGACGTCCGGCGGGCGGTGGCCGCGGCGGGGAAGGCCGCTACCCTGTGGGCCGGTCGGTCGGCCTTCGAGCGGGCGGCGGCCATGGAGCGGGTCGCCGGGATCATCGAGGAGCGCCGGGAGGAGCTCTCCCGGACGCTGGTCCTGGACCAGGGCAAGACCCTCGCCGAGGCCCGCGACGAGGTCGAGGAGCTCGCCCTCTACTTCAGGATGGCCGCCGCCGACGCCCCGCGGCTCGAGGGCTCGGCGCCCCCCTCCGTGGACGCGGGCAAGCGGGTTCTCGTCTACCGGGTCCCGCGCGGGGTGGTCGGCGTGATCTCGCCGTGGAACTGGCCGTACACCATGCCCGCCGAGCTCATCGCCCCGGCGCTGGCCTGCGGCAACGCGGTGGTCTGGGTCCCGGCCCCCAGCACCTCCGTCTGCGCCGTCGCTCTGGCCGGGTGCCTGGCCGACGCCGGGCTCCCCGCGGGCGTCTTCAACATGGTCACCGGGCCCGGCCCGGTCGTCGGCGACGAGGTGGCCGCGAACCCCGGCACCCACGCGGTGGGGTTCATCGGCTCCGTAGAGACCGGCCGCAGGGTCGCCGCCCGGGCCGCCGGCAAGGCCCTGCTGCTGGAGATGGGCGGCAACGGGCCCGTGGTGATCCTGGACGACGCCGACCTGGACGCCGCCGTGGAGGCTTCGATCTCCTCGGCCTTCATGTGCGCCGGCCAGAGCTGCACCGCCGGCGAGCTCTTCATGGTGCACGAGCGGGTGCGCGAGGCCTTCCTGGAGCGCCTGCTGGCGAAGGTGGAGCGCGGCGTGCGCCTCGGGGACCCCTTCTCCCCGGAGACCACGATGGGCCCCCTCAACAACGAGCCCACCGCGCAGAAGGTGGACCGCCACGTCCGCGACGCCCTGGAGCGCGGCGCCCGGCTGCTCGCCGGCGGCTCCCGGGCGGAGGGGTTCCCCACCCGCCTCTACTACGAGCCCACGGTGCTCGACGGCGTCACCCCGCAGATGCAGATCTTCCGGGAGGAGACCTTCGGGCCCGTGATCCCGGTGGCCGGCATCCGCGACGAGTCGGAGGCCCTCTCGGCGGTGAACGCCTCGCCCTACGGCCTGCTCTCCGCCGTCTTCACCCGCGACCTCGAGCGGGGGCTGCGGTTCGCCGAGGCGGTGCGCACCGGCTGGGTGAACGTCAACGCCTCCTCCAACCACTGGGAGAGCCACCTCCCCTTCGGCGGCCGCTCGGGCTCGGCCTCCGGCGTGGGCCGGGTCGGGGGGCGCTACCCGATGGAGGCCTTCACCGAGCCGAAGACCGTGATCCTGGATTTGGGCCGCTGAGGAGCCCCTCCCACCCCTCCCGCAGCCGCCACGCCGCCCTCCCGCCCCCGATCCGCCTTCCATCCACGCTGCGGACCGGCATGACCCCCATCAGGGCGTTGGTGAGAAAGCACCCCTCCGCCGCCTCAAGCTCCTCCGGCCCCACGGGCCGCTCCTCGGCTTCGAGCCCGAGGCGCGGGGCGAGCTCGAGAACCACCCCCCGGGCGACGCCGGGGAGCGCCCCCGAGCCCGCATCCGGCGTGATGAGCCTCCCGCCGCGTATGATGAAGACGTTGGCCGCGGAGGCCCCCGCCACCCGCCCGGCGGTGTTGAGCAGGAGCGCCTCGTCCGCGCCGCGCGCGGCCGCCTCGCGGCGGGCCAGGACGTTGTCCAGGTAGCTCGAGGACTTTATCCGGGAGAGGGGCGAGCGCTCGTTGCGCCGGAGGCCGGAGGTGGCCAGCCTCATCCCCCGCCGGTAGAGCGCCTCCGGGTACCCCCCGAACGGCTGGGCGTGGACGACGACGGTGGCCCTCTCCTCCCCTCCGGGCAGCAGCCCCCGCCCCTCCGGCACCCCCCGGCTCACCGTGAGGCGCACGGCGCCGTCGCCGAGGCCGTTCGCCTCGACGGTCCGGGCCACCGCCCCTGCCAGCTCCGCCTCCGGCGGCAGGGAGATCCCCACCACCCCGGCCCCCGCGCGCAGCCGCCTCAGGTGCCGGCTCAGGAGCGGGACCCGGCCCCCGCGGCACAGCATCGTCTCGAAGAGCCCGTCGCCCAGCGTGTAGCCCCGGTCGCGCGGGTCGACGCGTGCCTCCCCGGCCGGAAGGAGCCGGCCGTCCACCCACAGCAGCAGCTCCGCTCCCCGCCCCCTCATCGCTCCTCCAGCCGCGCGCCCAGCCCCTCCACCACCGCCCGGGCCTTGGCCAGCGTCTCGTCGTACTCGGCCCGCGGATCGGAGTCGGCGACCACCGCGCCGCCGACCTGCAGGTGCGCCTCGTTCCCCGCCAGCACCAGCGTGCGGATGGCGATGTTCGTGTCCATCTCCCCGCAGAAGCTGATGTACCCTATGGCCCCGCAGTACACCCCCCGCCGCACCGGCTCGAGCTCCTCGATGATCTCCATCGCCCGGATCTTGGGCGCCCCCGTGACCGAACCCCCCGGGAAGCACGCCGCGAGCAGCTCCACCACCCCCGCCCCGGGCCGCAGCTCGCCAACGACGGTGCTGACCAGGTGCCAGACGGAGGCGTGCCCCTCGAGGCCGCAGAGCTCCGGCACCCGTACCGAGCCGGTGCGGCAGACCTTGCCGATGTCGTTGCGCAGCAAATCCACGATCATCACGTTCTCCGCCCGGTCCTTGGCGCTGGAGGCCAGCAGCCGCGCCATGCGCCGGTCCTCCTCGGGGTTGCGGCCGCGCGGACGGGTCCCCTTGATGGGCCGGGTCTGTACGCCCCGCCCCGCGAGGCGCAGAAA is a window of Rubrobacter xylanophilus DSM 9941 DNA encoding:
- a CDS encoding aminotransferase class IV — its product is MRGRGAELLLWVDGRLLPAGEARVDPRDRGYTLGDGLFETMLCRGGRVPLLSRHLRRLRAGAGVVGISLPPEAELAGAVARTVEANGLGDGAVRLTVSRGVPEGRGLLPGGEERATVVVHAQPFGGYPEALYRRGMRLATSGLRRNERSPLSRIKSSSYLDNVLARREAAARGADEALLLNTAGRVAGASAANVFIIRGGRLITPDAGSGALPGVARGVVLELAPRLGLEAEERPVGPEELEAAEGCFLTNALMGVMPVRSVDGRRIGGGRAAWRLREGWEGLLSGPNPGSRSSAR
- a CDS encoding aldehyde dehydrogenase family protein, with the translated sequence MSGAAEHRMYVAGRWTGSASGARMEASSPATGERLGTVPEGTREDVRRAVAAAGKAATLWAGRSAFERAAAMERVAGIIEERREELSRTLVLDQGKTLAEARDEVEELALYFRMAAADAPRLEGSAPPSVDAGKRVLVYRVPRGVVGVISPWNWPYTMPAELIAPALACGNAVVWVPAPSTSVCAVALAGCLADAGLPAGVFNMVTGPGPVVGDEVAANPGTHAVGFIGSVETGRRVAARAAGKALLLEMGGNGPVVILDDADLDAAVEASISSAFMCAGQSCTAGELFMVHERVREAFLERLLAKVERGVRLGDPFSPETTMGPLNNEPTAQKVDRHVRDALERGARLLAGGSRAEGFPTRLYYEPTVLDGVTPQMQIFREETFGPVIPVAGIRDESEALSAVNASPYGLLSAVFTRDLERGLRFAEAVRTGWVNVNASSNHWESHLPFGGRSGSASGVGRVGGRYPMEAFTEPKTVILDLGR
- a CDS encoding glycine betaine uptake BCCT transporter; protein product: MLGKLRASSVDPGVFYVSVAVAAAFVVWGVFFTESLSAAASAALGYVISNFGWVFVLSTFGFLVFVLFLAFSRYGRIRLGREGEEPEFSTPSWVAMMFSVGMGIGLMFYGVAEPISHLTAPPHGLAEPGSEEAARLAMQYSYFHWALHPWAIYAVVGLSLAYFVFRKGRSNLISTAFYPLLGDRVEGVPGKAIDVLAIFATLFGTATSLGLGALQINGGLSYLWGVPTGTGVAIAIIAVLTVAFVVSAVTGVHNGIQWLSNTNMVLAALLLLFVLVVGPTVFILNTFTESIGDYFSRLVPMSFQTAAFGDADWLAGWTIFYWAWWISWTPFVGTFIARISRGRTIREFVLGVLVVPSLVTFVWFAVLGGTALDLQLDGGADIAGAVSESPAAALFATLEQFPLSVPMSLLAVFLVGLFFVSGADAGAVVMGMLSSRGVLEPNRALVALWGILAGAAAAICLLSGGLEGLQQAAIISAAPFVVVMILMCYSLFRELRSETLPGIAPPEHDGAQSLSAPRQRARKEP
- a CDS encoding GMC family oxidoreductase, translated to MRNKGSLRTEEPILDGKLSCDYLVLGGGTAGAVVAARLAEETEAEVVLVEAGPSDEGDWRVLELWNWPNLLGTDFDYDYTIEPQERGNSLIRHSRGKVLGGCSSHNSAIAFRAPDYDLEVWERSGAAGWGPEGTRPYYDRVFDRVHVETIPPDNTCTAAFVEAAVQAGYPLIRFNEEELREGVGWLQINARAGIRQSSSVAYLHPLGRLPNLTVLTETRVLRVLLDGGGEAVGAETSRGTIRARGEVILCCGAFDSPKLLMLSGIGPEEHLREAGVPCRVDLPGVGEHLLDHPEGVVIWEASRPIPPISRQGWEAALFARVDPASEVPDLMFHFGTSAFDINTSQLGYPSAEHAFSLTPNVMRARSEGFVRLRSSDPAAPPVIDFRYFTDPDGYDDWIMTEGVKLARRIAEQPALRPWVRRELAPGPNVRDDGQVSEYARRSANTVYHPAGTCRMGAPDDPAAVVDPQLRVRGVGRLRVADASVFPTMIGTNPCITCMMIGEKCADLVLGADAGTLQPRELAR